A window of Solanum stenotomum isolate F172 chromosome 3, ASM1918654v1, whole genome shotgun sequence contains these coding sequences:
- the LOC125858709 gene encoding CASP-like protein 1F1, which yields MERFEVKIKHNPSPKTQKVMLIFQIILRILGFAFCLGAVWRIMTSKQVLFLGFDARYTYSPSMKFFAYANIIGCTSSAVSLFLVLICCYKKHLHSNKYFFYLFLHDLFVFGLLVAGCAAATSIGYVGKYGQKHSGWNPICTFVPKFCHKATLSLILSYIAIIFYLCLTIISANQSRHIIK from the exons ATGGAAAGATTCGAAGTCAAGATTAAGCATAACCCTTCTCCCAAAACTCAAAAAGTTAtgttaatttttcaaattattttgagaattttGGGATTTGCTTTCTGTTTAGGTGCTGTTTGGAGAATTATGACTAGTAAACAAGTTCTCTTTCTTGGCTTTGATGCCCGTTACACCTATTCTCCTTCAATGAa ATTTTTTGCATATGCAAATATCATTGGATGTACCTCATCTGCTGTTTCTCTATTTCTTGTTCTGATTTGTTGTTATAAAAAACATCTTCACTCCAACAAGTACTTTTTTTACTTGTTCCTCCATGATTTG TTTGTGTTTGGATTACTGGTGGCTGGATGTGCAGCAGCAACATCAATAGGATATGTGGGTAAATATGGGCAAAAACATTCTGGGTGGAATCCTATATGTACTTTTGTTCCTAAATTCTGTCACAAAGCTACACTCAGTCTAATTTTATCTTACATTGCTATTATTTTCTACCTTTGCCTCACTATTATCTCAGCTAACCAATCAAGACACATTATTAAGTGA
- the LOC125858710 gene encoding CASP-like protein 1F1, translating into MNHFAIKSIETPSMKSEKHFIFAQILLRILATAFTLTAAFITFNSTQTLIIFNVETDARYTYSPALKFFVYANVIGCAFSFFSLLLASIFGRTNLHPHKYFYLFIHDMIMMALLLSACSAAATIGYVGKYGQIRSGWMPICDSVTKFCHKMTASVIFSICGVIFYLCLTIISAYQSSLNLIITPRN; encoded by the exons atGAATCACTTTGCAATCAAATCAATAGAAACCCCATCTATGAAATCTGAAAAACACTTCATTTTCGCCCAAATTTTGTTGAGGATTTTGGCTACTGCATTCACTTTGACTGCCGCTTTCATAACTTTCAACAGCACACAGACTCTCATTATTTTCAATGTTGAGACGGATGCTCGATATACCTATTCTCCCGCACTCAA GTTCTTTGTGTATGCAAATGTCATTGGATGTGCCTTCTCATTTTTTTCCCTGCTTCTTGCTTCCATCTTTGGACGTACGAATCTTCACCCACACAAGTATTTTTACCTCTTCATTCATGATATG ATTATGATGGCTCTATTGCTATCTGCATGTTCAGCAGCAGCAACAATTGGatatgtaggaaaatatggacAGATTCGTTCAGGATGGATGCCTATTTGTGATTCTGTTACAAAATTTTGTCATAAAATGACAGCCAGTGTTATATTCTCTATTTGTGGGgttattttctatttatgtCTTACTATTATATCCGCATATCAATCAagtttgaacttaattattaccccgagaaattaa